Proteins encoded within one genomic window of Carassius carassius chromosome 22, fCarCar2.1, whole genome shotgun sequence:
- the LOC132099034 gene encoding NADH dehydrogenase [ubiquinone] 1 beta subcomplex subunit 2, mitochondrial-like — protein MSSLRRTAGVLQTGLQLFRRGPQQITVRKAGGGAHIEPQYRQPPQLTRNQKFQAELLSGAMWFWILWHTWHDPDAILGHFPWPDTSAWTDEELGIPPVDEE, from the exons ATGTCTTCTCTCAGGAGGACGGCGGGTGTCCTCCAAACCGGCCTGCAGCTCTTCAGACGAGGACCTCAGCAGATTACCGTCAGAAA GGCGGGAGGCGGCGCTCATATCGAACCCCAATACAGACAGCCTCCTCAGCTCACCAGGAACCAGAAGTTTCAGGCAGAGCTGCTCAGCGGCGCCATGTGGTTCTGGATCCTGTGGCACACCTGGCACGACCCGGACGCCATACTG GGTCATTTCCCATGGCCGGACACTTCAGCATGGACAGATGAGGAGCTGGGAATCCCACCTGTTGATGAAGAGTAG